Part of the Pomacea canaliculata isolate SZHN2017 linkage group LG11, ASM307304v1, whole genome shotgun sequence genome is shown below.
TGCAATAGACACATACCTTTTCTGCTGGCTCTACTGGGAACCAGCTGTACCTGTGTCTTGGGGAGGGGTTGGCTCTCTTGGATGAGAAGTATtgaattactttaaaaactcTTAACATATATTATGTAGCTCCATGTGGAGATCCAATAAAATCTCCTCAGGTAAAACGTCAATGATAGATCTAAGAAGTCtaaagaaatgtctgttttctttctttttctttatccatcTCCCACTCCCCTTGGGgagggaaaagcaagtcaaatggtCAGGTgggataagaaaataaaattaaacattatagAGATGGAGGAGTTTATCTCTACAAGAGATATAAGGGAGATCTTGGGAATGTGGGAGAAAGTTGTGGAGTTCGTGATAAAAATCGTGTACGCATGTGCTGcaggatatggcccgcgggccgtaggttgggcatccctgatatatactaatatttatacatcatcacttactgcatATCATGGTCTGCACCTTTGAAAGCCCCTTGAAAgcacatttttctcttctttggcCTTAACAGTTATGAAACCTTGTCGATCAAGATTGTCCTCGTGATTCTTTTCAGGCAAATCTTTGCATCTGTCCAACCTACACAAGAGACGCTTTTGATCTGCAAATGCattacaaaacagtaaacacatctgtcgcaaacctggggcggggtccgtagatttggtagggGGTACGATTTCTGTTACCGGTTCAAAACACCGTCGGGGGGATGTCTCACGTGCGGAAGGAGCGTGCAGGAGGAGGGGAGGGTTTCTCATTATCTGTTCTCGCCGCGACTTCCCCCGCCGGTTTCTCCAAGCAGTGGATGGCTGCAAGAAAGATGGAGAATTAACATCACAAGCAGGTATACTCCGTCCAACACAAATATTACTGCTTATAAATGCCATGTACAATTCTCTACTACTACATAATAGCTGGTCATGAAAACTTACAGAATATTCTTCATAaattccatatatatatatagttctcgaacacaccacacatgttacaactgctgatgaataccgtgtttattatagttatataaatacttcccccctatatattgctaataaatacacattgtaaaaaataaacattgtgaaaatataCACACCTGGCATGCTCTTGACCCGAGGCATTGACGAGACACTGGTAtcatgcatgatgatgatgatgatgatgctgactGATAATTAGCGATGATGGTTGATCGTGAATtctgataattgatgatgatgaagacgacgccgccgccgccgccgccgccgacgacgacgacgatgaggataaTGATCATGTTTGTTGATTGGTGATATATTAATGTCTGATAGAGGATTCTATAATTTCTCTGATTGACGATGAATACTGGAGGTGTATCGTcgttgtttgatgatgatgacgacgccGCCTGCGCTGTATGTGGTAATGATGATGCTCACGATGATCGtgctgatggtgatgctgatggtgatgctgatgaGTGGAGGGAAGGCGCCTGATTCAACTTTCTTCTCTGATTTTTAAACCCCTCTTGGAAGGTAGAACCATAGCGCACATTGTTAACAGGTGTCTCTTTGAGTCGTTCGCaatagtcgtcgtcgttgtcgttgtcgataTATGATTAACACATATATTCATCATGCATAGAAGGAGGTCAACAAGACTGAAGTCAGGGCTGTTTACTTAACAACTAGTGGACTAGTCTTTTAACCGGTTTACTGTGCTTACCCGCACTTGCTCGTCGGTTAGCCCCGTCTCTCGGGCGAGTTCTAGGACATCCCACGAGGGGCGGGTGTTCCTAGAGAACTCGCCCTCCAGCAGTTCCAGCTGATAGCCGCGATACCTTGTCCGCTGGATGGGACGAGGCTCCGTGTTGTCGTCAGGAGTGGTGTTTTCTGCAACaagcaggggcagacaagccgtcagaatgtgtgtgtcgatGAATGAGATGTAATTAGATGCCACTTAAAGACACTCGTTCagtcacacgcatgcacacttTTGTCATGCATGGTAAGAAGGGGCACCATTTCTCTTTGGGTATGCGTGTTTCCCCTCTCATGTGTTCATCCACTTGTGACCGATTAAAAGCTTTCAAGCACGATCGTGCGTGCTAATTAGCGAACTCTCATGTTCTACCCGGCCCATCCATCCTACCTCCATCTAACCGccattccacccacccacctgcaAAATAAGTCAGGGAAGACGTTTACACAAAAGATGGTGATAAAACTAACTCACTCCAGAACCTGTTAAAGTACTCACGTGGCACTGCCGACTGCGGGGAAAGTGGCGGGGCCGTAGGTATCTCAGCAATGTCTGGTAGATCCCAAAGTTGTCTGCTTAATAAAGGAGAACATTTGGTCTTATGTTAGTATCTAACACCCTGACGCATCGCTCTAATTAGTCTATTTTTCCTTTACAAAATTGGTTTCTCTATGACgttagagccttagttactggctttatcATGGCTCTATTTCGAACCAGCTGAACTTGGAGGACTTGTGTTTTGGGGAGGGGCCGTTGGCTCACTGGGGAGTTAATTCTGTATATTTCATTACTGTTTCGTAACCAATCTTGTGGATTTTCATGTGGAGATCCCAAAGGATGTCCACTCGCAGACCATCCGCCGGGGATCTCATAAGAGAAAAGAACTGCTTATTTTggtctttcctccttttccatcTCTTCCCCCCCTTGGGGATCATTAGGAGGATCACTCCCTTTGGGACATGGGTCATCTTTGAATATCtgctaataattttaaaaaatcgcacgcacgcacgcacgcacgcacgcacgcacgcacgcacgcacattgCAGCTTTTagacaaaacacacaaagtatATACTTACAAAGTTACAATAATTGCATTAATATCAAAGATAAACATGTCTTGTTTCTAGCAGTTGAAGCTCTAAGAAACCTACAATTGCAGTAAACAGCCAAACAGAAtccacagcaaaaaaaaaaaaagtgctggtGTAAAAATTCAGTATTCTCGTTAggtagatgatgataatgatgatgatgatgattgatg
Proteins encoded:
- the LOC112575402 gene encoding uncharacterized protein LOC112575402 isoform X2, coding for MIIILIVVVVGGGGGGGVVFIIINYQNSRSTIIANYQSASSSSSSCMIPVSRQCLGSRACQPSTAWRNRRGKSRREQIMRNPPLLLHAPSARETSPRRCFEPVTEIVPPTKSTDPAPAFLQMLENPLAASQWLNDPETGPILMQVSRIYQMRLDGNQISTTTDPSPVASPAASLTLASSPTTSTRTSSSSPPAPFSQLTLVLAPHLNHHRLWSQDDV
- the LOC112575402 gene encoding uncharacterized protein LOC112575402 isoform X1 — encoded protein: MDNNHRQLWDLPDIAEIPTAPPLSPQSAVPQNTTPDDNTEPRPIQRTRYRGYQLELLEGEFSRNTRPSWDVLELARETGLTDEQVRPSTAWRNRRGKSRREQIMRNPPLLLHAPSARETSPRRCFEPVTEIVPPTKSTDPAPAFLQMLENPLAASQWLNDPETGPILMQVSRIYQMRLDGNQISTTTDPSPVASPAASLTLASSPTTSTRTSSSSPPAPFSQLTLVLAPHLNHHRLWSQDDV